A stretch of the Streptomyces sp. NBC_01428 genome encodes the following:
- a CDS encoding acyl carrier protein codes for MHDESQFPRPAASDGAHEQLLGSLVVVLADVLRITPERIDPEETFRLLGLGSLLSVQFVAALNGHYGTDVRADVLLDHPTPAALARHLARTVLPHAAAAAGGHPVPARPMASTALPAETHDDAVGPVLETLREELARILCCDPWDIHTEAAFALLGVDSVIASEFVAAVNRIYGLQEPAGTLYDHPDLVSLAVHIVAAAPPHQVPEILPALLGVTVPGAAPLGIGALLDAVRAGWLSIDDALGQLSHRD; via the coding sequence ATGCACGATGAAAGCCAGTTCCCCCGCCCGGCTGCCTCCGATGGGGCGCACGAGCAGCTGCTCGGCTCACTCGTCGTGGTCCTCGCCGACGTCCTGCGGATCACGCCGGAGCGGATCGACCCGGAGGAGACCTTCCGGCTGCTGGGCCTCGGCTCGCTGCTGTCCGTCCAGTTCGTCGCCGCGCTCAACGGCCACTACGGCACCGACGTGCGCGCCGACGTCCTGCTCGACCACCCCACGCCCGCCGCTCTGGCCCGTCACCTGGCGCGCACCGTGCTCCCGCACGCCGCGGCCGCCGCGGGCGGACATCCCGTGCCCGCCCGCCCCATGGCGTCCACCGCCCTGCCGGCGGAGACGCACGACGACGCGGTCGGGCCGGTGCTGGAGACGCTGCGCGAGGAACTCGCCCGCATCCTGTGCTGCGACCCCTGGGACATCCACACCGAGGCCGCCTTCGCCCTGCTCGGTGTCGACTCCGTCATCGCCTCGGAGTTCGTCGCCGCCGTCAACCGGATCTACGGGCTGCAGGAACCCGCCGGCACCCTCTACGACCACCCCGACCTCGTGAGCCTCGCGGTGCACATCGTCGCGGCCGCTCCGCCGCACCAGGTCCCCGAGATCCTGCCCGCCCTGCTGGGCGTGACGGTGCCGGGAGCCGCCCCGCTGGGCATCGGCGCCCTGCTGGACGCGGTGCGCGCCGGATGGCTGTCCATCGACGACGCGCTGGGCCAGCTCTCGCACCGGGACTGA